A window of Streptomyces sp. Je 1-332 genomic DNA:
ATGGCGATCAGGTCGAGGTCGGTGCCGGCCTTCTGGCGGAGCTTGCCCATCAGACCACCGCTGCTGCCGACGGTGGGGTCCCAGGACACGCCTATGGACAGACGGGTCACGCCGCCCAGGTCCGCGGGTCCGTCTTCCTTCTTGAGCGTGATCATTCGCGATCCTTCGTGGTGGTGAGAGAGCTATATGGGACAGAGTGTGCCTGGTTTCACGGCCGAATGTTCCAGCTCGCCACCACCGGGCGGCCGTGCTCCGTGCTGAGGCGGCAGACCGTCCCCGTCGCCAGCTGGAACAACGCCCCGCCCGACACCGGCAGTCCGAGCCGCCGGGCCGTCAGCACCCGCAGGAAATGGGAGTGCGCGAAGAGCACCACGCTGCTCTCGTAGTTGGCGAGAGCCGCGTCGACCTTCGCCAGCATCCGGTCCGCCCGCTCGCCGACCTGCTCCGGGGACTCACCGGGATGCTCGGCGGGGCCAGGGGCCACGCCGTGCGTGAACAGATACCAGTCGGGGTGCGTGCGGTGGATCTCCACCGTCGTGACGCCCTCGTACGCCCCGTAGTCCCACTCGCTCAGGTCGGGGTCCACCCGGGCGTCCGGGAACCCCGCCAACTCCGCCGTGTCCCTGGCCCGCTGCCGGGGGCTCGTGAAGGCCGCCCCGATCCGGAACCGCCCCACGAGCCCCGCGAGGCCCCGCGCCTGTTCCCTGCCGTTCTCGGTGAGCGGGATGTCCGTCCAGCTGGTGTGCCGGCCGTTCATCGACCACTCGGTCTCGCCGTGCCGGACGAGGAGCAGGTCACCCATGGTGCGGAACTTCCTGTCTGTCGATGGATCCGAAGCGTTCGCCGACGGTCGTGTCGGTGGTGGCACAACCGGAGCCGCCGACGGCCCGGTCCCGCCACCACCGAGACTAGATCCCCGCAGGTACGCGCGCCGGGCGCCCCGAGCCGCGCGTCAGGCGATAGCCACCGATGCCGGCGAGCGCGCCGAGCACACCGCCGCCCGCCGTCCACAGCCAGCGGGACGACCACCAGCCTGACGCCCAGCCGTCCTCCGGCTCACTGGAGGCCGCCGCCATCTTGGTACCGGTCCCCGGCACCAACGGCTCCGCGAGCGCGCCGTCCACCGCCTGCGCGCCGCCCGCGTCGCTGGACGTCACCAACGCCTCGGCCCGCATCGGAAGACCCAGGTCGTCCGCCTTGAGGCCGGTGACCGTCAGGCGTGCGTAGTACGTGCCGGGCAGCGGGTCGTCGGCCCACGGCTCGGACCAGCCGCGCACGGTGCGCAGCGCGCAGGACAGCTCGACCGTGCCGGCGTCCTGCGCCACCGCCTTGGTCTGCGCGCCGAACCG
This region includes:
- a CDS encoding histidine phosphatase family protein, whose amino-acid sequence is MGDLLLVRHGETEWSMNGRHTSWTDIPLTENGREQARGLAGLVGRFRIGAAFTSPRQRARDTAELAGFPDARVDPDLSEWDYGAYEGVTTVEIHRTHPDWYLFTHGVAPGPAEHPGESPEQVGERADRMLAKVDAALANYESSVVLFAHSHFLRVLTARRLGLPVSGGALFQLATGTVCRLSTEHGRPVVASWNIRP